In Choloepus didactylus isolate mChoDid1 chromosome 18, mChoDid1.pri, whole genome shotgun sequence, a single genomic region encodes these proteins:
- the MCRIP1 gene encoding mapk-regulated corepressor-interacting protein 1 isoform X2 — MTSSPVSRVVFHGKRNSSPRSPASSSEIFTPAHEENVRFIYEAWQGVERDLRSQMSGSERGLVEEYVEKVPNPSLKTFKPIDLGDLRRRNPQDAKKS; from the exons ATGACCAG CTCGCCCGTCTCCAGGGTCGTCTTCCACGGCAAGAGGAACAGCAGCCCCCGCTCTCCTGCCAGCAGCTCCGAGATCTTCACCCCGGCCCACGAGGAGAACGTGCGCTTCATCTACGAGG CCTGGCAGGGCGTAGAGCGCGACCTGCGGAGCCAGATGTCGGGCAGCGAGCGGGGCCTGGTGGAGGAGTACGTGGAGAAGGTCCCGAACCCCAGCCTGAAGA ccttCAAGCCCATCGACCTGGGCGACCTGAGGCGCCGGAACCCGCAGGACGCCAAGAAGTCCTAG
- the MCRIP1 gene encoding mapk-regulated corepressor-interacting protein 1 isoform X1 — MALGFPRCWNGWAPSQLPWTRLREEKSKPWGIGVAECWITEESRSVLCLEAVLPGLMGLDVGVESFRTHRHSGLAAGDSCKAEWLDCRLDGLEALGSGRLRPRGSGSAARGPDTPAMTSSPVSRVVFHGKRNSSPRSPASSSEIFTPAHEENVRFIYEAWQGVERDLRSQMSGSERGLVEEYVEKVPNPSLKTFKPIDLGDLRRRNPQDAKKS; from the exons ATGGCGCTGGGCTTCCCTCGCTGTTGGAATGGGTGGGCGCCCAGCCAGCTTCCATGGACAAGGCTCAGGGAGGAGAAGAGCAAGCCTTGGGGCATAGGGGTGGCAGAGTGCTGGATCACGGAAGAGTCCAGAAGCGTCCTATGCTTGGAGGCCGTCCTGCCAGGCCTCATGGGGCTTGATGTTGGGGTTGAGTCCTTCAGGACGCACAGGCACAGCGGCCTGGCAGCAGGTGACTCCTGTAAAGCAGAGTGGCTGGACTGCAGGCTCGATGGCCTGGAGGCCCTGGGCTCTGGCCGGCTG AGGCCGAGGGGATCGGGCAGCGCAGCGCGAGGACCAGACACCCCAGCGATGACCAG CTCGCCCGTCTCCAGGGTCGTCTTCCACGGCAAGAGGAACAGCAGCCCCCGCTCTCCTGCCAGCAGCTCCGAGATCTTCACCCCGGCCCACGAGGAGAACGTGCGCTTCATCTACGAGG CCTGGCAGGGCGTAGAGCGCGACCTGCGGAGCCAGATGTCGGGCAGCGAGCGGGGCCTGGTGGAGGAGTACGTGGAGAAGGTCCCGAACCCCAGCCTGAAGA ccttCAAGCCCATCGACCTGGGCGACCTGAGGCGCCGGAACCCGCAGGACGCCAAGAAGTCCTAG
- the GCGR gene encoding glucagon receptor isoform X2, translating to MDVGEIESQETVARRYRSFQVMYTVGYCLSLAALLLALAVLLGLSRLHCTRTYIHMNLFAAFVLKATSVLAIDALLRARYSQRVGNDLSVSVWLSDGAVTGCRVATVLMQYSVVANYGWLLVEGLYLRRLLGCATFPRRSCFTLYLGIGWGAPVLFVVPWAVAKGLFENVQCWTSNDNMGLWWILRVPVFLAILINFFVFVHVLHTLAAKLRAHQIRSSDHKFRLAKSTLTLIPLLGVHEVVFAFVTDEHAQGTLRAAKLFFDLFLSSFQGLLVAVLYCFLNKEVQSELLRRWSRWRLGTALWEERAPSSHAASARPPGTPSEKLLLGRGSSSGSSNRAGQDPSEVTPVASLGSPGAPPEPPPGTQLGLDGCPRGHRGTAQERMPHRAGGEGAPPWVCRAPALVV from the exons ATGGACGTGGGGGAGATCGAGAGCCAG GAGACGGTGGCCAGGAGGTACCGCAGCTTCCAGGTGATGTACACGGTGGGGTACTGCCTGTCGCTGGCCGCGCTGCTCCTCGCCCTGGCCGTCCTGCTGGGCCTCAG CCGGCTGCACTGCACACGCACCTACATCCACATGAACCTGTTCGCGGCCTTCGTGCTCAAGGCCACCTCCGTGCTGGCTATCGACGCGCTGCTCAGGGCCCGCTACAGCCAGAGGGTGGGCAACGACCTCAGCGTCAGCGTCTGGCTCAGCGACGGG GCAGTGACGGGCTGCCGCGTGGCCACCGTGCTCATGCAGTACAGCGTCGTGGCCAACTACGGCTGGCTGCTGGTGGAGGGCTTGTACCTGCGCCGCCTGCTTGGCTGTGCCACCTTCCCCAGGAGGAGCTGCTTTACCCTCTACCTGGGCATCGGCTGGG GTGCCCCAGTGCTGTTCGTTGTCCCCTGGGCAGTGGCCAAGGGTCTGTTCGAGAACGTCCA GTGCTGGACCAGCAATGACAACATGGGCCTCTGGTGGATCCTGCGCGTCCCCGTCTTCCTGGCCATCCTG ATCAACTTCTTTGTCTTCGTCCACGTTCTGCACACCCTCGCGGCCAAGCTCCGAGCTCATCAGATCCGCTCCTCCGACCACAAGTTCCG GCTGGCCAAGTCCACGCTGACGCTGATCCCGCTGCTGGGCGTCCACGAGGTGGTGTTCGCCTTCGTGACCGACGAGCACGCCCAGGGCACGCTGCGCGCCGCCAAGCTCTTCTTCGACCTCTTCCTCAGCTCCTTCCAG GGCCTGCTGGTGGCCGTGCTCTACTGTTTCCTCAACAAAGAG GTGCAGTCAGAGCTGCTGCGGCGCTGGTCCCGCTGGCGCCTGGGCACGGCGCTGTGGGAGGAACGCGCCCCCAGCAGCCACGCGGCCTCGGCCCGGCCCCCTGGCACCCCCAGTGAGAAGCTGCTGCTGGGGAGGggcagcagcagcggcagcagcaaCAGAGCCGGCCAAGACCCCTCCGAGGTGACCCCCGTGGCCTCCCTGGGCTCACCGGGAGCCCCTCCTGAACCCCCACCCGGAACCCAGCTGGGGCTGGACGGCTGCCCACGTGGGCATCGTGGGACAGCCCAGGAGCGGATGCCCCACCGAGCGGGAGGGGAGGGCGCGCCCCCCTGGGTCTGCCGGGCCCCAGCTCTGGTGGTCTGA